Part of the Phycodurus eques isolate BA_2022a chromosome 3, UOR_Pequ_1.1, whole genome shotgun sequence genome, aattaaaaaacaaaccaaaaacctACATCAGCCAAAGCTACCTCTCTTTTTTACTTTACGATGAAATCTGCCGACTCACCCAATTCATGGCAACCTTATCTGAAGTCATTCCAGAAAAGTCTGCGCCGTCGTGGAACAAGTCAGTGAGACCCATCTCCTTGAGATTCGCAATCAAGTCATAGTTCTGCTCCAGTTTGAAGCGAGGTAGAACAACCTCACGTGTCCTGCAGGGAAATTAACGTCTCATATACACGCATATAAATCTGTCCAAGATCTAAAACACATCTAGGGCTACCACTGTGTTATTTCTTTCCATTAGTATTAGTTGTACTGCAAAGTACCAAGGAGTACTACCACTACGTAGCACCATGTGTACATATTTCGTCGTAAGAGTTCTAAACACTCTTACGGGACCAGTCTAAATGTCCTTTcccaatttttgttgttgttaatgacAACAGTAAAATGGAACTTACTTCTTACCGAAAGACAGTAAAAATGTatccttattttttaaatcgacATTTAACCTTGTTCTCATTGGCCTATCATCACTCACCTTTCTGAAATGGTATTAACACAACAAAAGAAAGTAATGCTAACATTTGGATTTGATGGTGAGGGAGTAATTGAGATCATCAGATTCTCAGTTTATTTGTCCAGTTTTATCCCATTTATATTCAGGTTCTGGATTTTTGTTAGGCGTAAGGACCATAGCTGTCATGAAATGTGGGTCAAACTGAGTTGTTGAGAATTCAGAGTGTTTACTGTACTTTTTCCAACCCCCCTGTATTTTGAACTGAACTGGCCTCACTCCAGCAATATTTCTCATCCGATCAGGAACCCTAAAGCCGGTTCCCAAGCCCAAGACTGAGTTACGCACACAGTTGTGCAATTCCTCCACTTGTTTGGTGGAAGGATGCTGctgacctgtttgtcatgtttttgagcCACTTGTTGACAACTGTGGGCGAGATCTCCTGCTCCAAGGTCCTCATACCTGTTATCTTCCTCGGCAAGGCAATGAGCATGCTGATGTTTCCCGTGTATGGGAGCTGGAAAAGGCCAGCATAACACCAGTCAGATTTACTGTCGTGTGTCCTCCATTGCCATCTCTAAATCTGGAGGAATCCCCCAACTCACTTGTAGGATATCACAGTCAAGCTCGTGGTCGGCAGCGGCCAGGTAGTTCCCCTTGTTGGTCATCATCGGCACTCGTACGTTTGTTTTCTCGGTCGCTCGAAAGTTGCGGTAATGGGTCATCTCTTTGGGAAATTTCTGTTCCCATGTGCCTGGTAATACAAGAGATTGAACACAGATACATCTGGTCATACCCATAGGAGGTCACAATGAATGGTTGTGTGGTGTTTGTAATGAAAGCAAGCTTGAAAGGTCACTTTACATTTATATTCACCTTTAAAGTAAAGGTAGTTGAGCAGCATAAGCATCATATTTGGGTCTACGCTCTTGAGCGGCTCCTTTATGAGTCCCTTCGTGAGCTTTAAAATGCGTCTGTTAGCCTTTTTCAAAAAGGCAGCATCCCCGAAGTCCACCGACTGCGGCTCTGCGAAATAATACGCCTTCGTCTCCGCACGGAAAGCGTCTTTCACCGAGACGTTCTTCTTCACGTAGACGTCGTTCACGGAGCGCAGCGTGTAGCCGTAGTTTCTCCGGAACAGCCTGTGTGTCAACTTCCTGAAGAGCTTATGTACTGTGCTGTTGTCATAATGAGTGCTCGCATTGACAAATTCAGCGAATCCCAGAACTTTGTAGATCTGATCCTGGGTTCCGGGTCCGCCTCCTAAAGACATCATCCCCATGGCGATGGAGATCCCAGCAGGCGCAAGCAGAATGTTGTCGCTCTGGTTGACGTCATTCCGAAGGCTTCGATAGAGGTTAAAGCCGAAGAGGGCATTGGCAATGTTGAGGCGTTGGAGGCGGGAACGACCGTGAAAGAGCCGCAGGAGTCTGGCACGACGAATCTTTGGGTCGGACGGTTCGGCGAATATGTCGATGTCCGGGGCGGGAGTGGCAATCTCATCAATCTCATCCCCTTCGCTGAAAAAAGTTGCCTGTCGCTCATGCATGCAAataagaatattttatttcatgccgaaaataatcttaaaacaatactcacatgtAGTCATCACTGCCCGCAGACAGGATCTTGTCAAAATCAATGTAATCTTGGTCCTCAAAGCCATCAAACACCAGGTCATTGGTGATGGTGTTTTCTTTGTGGAAATCTAAAGGGATGTCTTCCATATCCCCTGCCCCCTTTGCTTGAAAGCCTCTGGGGTCCGGGTTAGATTGACTAAAGTGCGAAGTGAGGTCTTTGATGGCGGCCAGTGCTGGACTGACCACTAGGCAGGCCACGGAGACGATTGTCCATATCACCTTCATCCTGAAGGCTTCACTGGGGCAAAAGGATATTGAAAACCTTAACAAATGTACACAATACCCCAATAGCAAACAATCACACTAGATCAAATTAACTTGAGCTAGAAAGATAAAAAGACGTTTTGGCTATCTCTGTGTTTGTCCAGTGCCTTACCTTCGCTGTGTGCTGCTTTGTGTTTGCGGGCGACAAGCAGAGAATTGAATACCAAATTGAACTTTGACGTGGTCTCCTCCTGAACAAATAGACCAGATCAAACAGACCCAAAAGTCCTGTGACTGAATAACGCCTCTCGTAACTCAGTACAGCTTCACCATTAGCAAAAATGTACACTGCTTGTcctaacaacaaaaatatatgaaaataactATCTAGTAATTAAgggatatattatatatattattgcttttctttttgattGAGCTTGTTATCTAAATGGAGCCTTACATAcactcagttttttttatttttttttatctgatctATGAACATTTCTCGAATTCACAGTTGACGAGACGACTGCCGCCCATCAAGGAGGCGAAGCCCCGCCTCCAGAAGCTGTTTCGAGACTTCTGGTTGTACTCGGTGGTCATGGGTTTTGCTGTGGAAGGATCAGGTTAGATCAACAGCTATGTTGTATctttatacagtggtaccttgtgatacgagtttaatttgttccgtgaccacacttgtGTCTCAAAAcatgtatctcaaatcatctttctccattaaAATGGCTagatatgcaattaatccattccagtccccaaaaaacttttttttttattttttaattgtcgCAAGAAAGATTGGACTcaacaatattgtactgtataaaaacacacattaatAACGTTTGCTCTTCACATAAGCTGCAAACAGAAAATGGGATCACAAAGCCCGACTGTACCTAATGCTTTGTCCTACCTTGTTCTTCTGTAGTCTGTTGGCGGTCGGCAAACTAGCTTAATGGTGCATTACCGCCACCGACtgatattgtccttccactgaaaggaaaccaatgtgaactGATGGTGGCCGGATATTGTGACGTTTGCTGCAGCGATCTCACGGTGGTGGTCTGAACGACACTCGTACCTCAAATGTTAGCACTCGTACACTATCTCAGGCATCACTgcagtatgatgcagtgatAATTTTGTACCACTCTGCACCTCGCTTTTAAATTCACTCATTGTAAATTGCTGTTTTCTCAGCCTCTTTTATTGTGGTGGTTGTGTACATGAATGGGGTTGCAAAATAATGAGAATTTTCAATGTTGGACAATTACCAGGAGAATTAAGAGGAAATTACGTTATGCTAAATGTTATGTTAACACTTTATATATTCAATTGTTTATTTCTGTCAAATAGATGTAGagtgtaaatgtaaatgcatgactcatttgacacatttgtaatattttgctaCGTTCAAATAGCTGAATAACATTAGAAGCATTTCAGCATGTTGCGGTGCAGTTGCAATCCACTACAGACTAAACCACATTAATAAACACTCTTAAGTTAATTTCCATagaaactgagcattattacatttaaaaaatatataatattggtTTATTATAGCCCATCAGCTTGACCAGATGTACATCATGCATGGTTGATTATTAGtagatttaaacatttaatgtgGGGTTGGCTCACAGTGTTTCTGTATCTACTTTCTCTTTGCAGGTCTCTGGCCCAAAGAGTGGTATGAGGGTGTTTGTGAGATtgccaccaagtctcctctcctGACCTTCCCCAGCGGAGAGCCCCTACGCTCAGAACTGCAgtacaactctgccttgaaaaacGACACTGTCACACCGGTAATACTGAGAACGCGGCAGTCGTTTCAGAACGTCGGTTGTGTGTCTAGaacaggggtgcccaaacgttTTTGCCCCAAGATCTACTTTTCAAACAGCCAACCTCCCGCGATCTACTTTTGTCTCCGGTTTGAGAGCGCAGAGCTCTACCAGTGAGCTAAAATTCTGGGCCGCCAacacagctcagcaccaatgtatgttgatgtacctaccttgcatcaccgcatgagccaatcttgcacaacacgacataattaacaatgtcaaatgttttgtcattacctgagtttacgccgatgacttgcactgaagtgaatcagccagggatgcgtagtcagtgtcgtattttccatgcacagtcctaaaatgccgctccacatttccgttctttggtaatgcgatggcagactggcagatgaggcatacgtatttcgaaaatgtcattgtgaaaaaatactcctcgtctcattccgtatgaaagtggtaagtttttgtcttcttacttggtccagctcccccactcatttttataccctttcttaagttttaagagaaaacaccaagagataaaaattggaggtaactcactgactagcttgttagtttgacacacttggcgcCGTTGTTTTTGCATCTGCAGTTTTAGCAGcgttgtttgcgcatgtgcgtgACCCAAGTGTCAGAAAAAGGGATGTATGATaggctgatttctttttttttttttttttttttatgttacggGATGTCATGCGATCTACCAATACTACCTTCGACGCATTGAGCACCCCTGGTCTAGAATATTGAAAACCTCTTTTCCTCATCCAGGCAGAGTTGAGCGAGCTGCGCGCGACCATCAACAATCTCCTGGACCCCTCCCCTGAAGCATCCGCCCTCATTAACAAGCTGGATTTCGCCATGTCCACATACCTGCTCTCAGTCTACAGATTAGAGTATATGAGGTCTGCACCATGTTTTGAGGCAAGTTCTGCCAATTCAAATGGAGTGTTGATGAAGCTTGCTACACTTGTAGGATGCTACACTCCAACGATCCTGACCGCTTCCAGGTCATGTTTCGCTATTTTGAAGACAAAGCGATTCAGAAAGACAAATCCGGTGAGGGTTTTTGGTGTTGTATGTACATCCTCTTCTTTCCACTAGGTCTTATTTATCTTCCAAAAATGTCTATTGTCATTAGGAATGATGCAGTGTATCATTTGTGTCGGCGACAAGGTGTTTGATGTCTTCCTCCAAATGATGGCTGACAAGGTGGGTGTTTCTCTTTTTCCCCATCgagcaaaacatttgtattttattctccaacatttctattttattgtaGCCAAAGACCAAAGAACATGAGGAGGAACTGGAGTGCCATGCCCAATTCTTGTTAATTAACTTCAACCACACCCACAAGAGGATCCGCAGGGTGGCAGATAAATATCTTTCTGGTTTGGCTGAGTCGTGAGTGATCCTCCCCTTCCCGTTGCTTCAACCACATCAAGCGCGTTagtaattcatgtttttgtaagcTCTGTCTCGCTTTTACCAGATTCCCGCATCTGCTTTGGAACGGCCGTGTGCTGAAGACCATGTTAGACATTTTGCAgaccctctcgctctctctaagTGCAGTAAGTCGCAGGGAGGGTAGACAACAGGACACAGCCTGTTTTTTGGCattcaaaatacaaaagaaCTTGTATAATAATGTAGTCAAAACTGATGCCTCAAATGTTTTCCACTTGTTCAGGACATCCACAAGGACCAGGCCGTATTATGACATTCCAGATACCCCGTACAGCATCACTGTACCTGATACGTATGAGGCCAGAGAGGTAGGTTTTTCTGTCCACTAGAGGGAAGCACAGTGTTGGTTTAGAAACAAATTACTCGTTCAGTGGTCCTCTAATCAAGACGCACCCCAAAGAATACTTAACTCtacaagtaccaccatcatgaccactattaaaatatacagtaatgtagtAGGCCTACGTGTACATAAAAAAGTATGTCTGAGGTTTTATTCTGAAAACGTCTacctgtatttattattgtatggCACTTTGACtatatgcacagtttgaacattaacacccCACTTGAATCcaggaaaatgtaaaaagatttactgaaataatgattcaattaaaatgtattgcatgtaAAAGATGTActttaataaatgtttcaaaacaatcAGTTCTtatgcaaatgtactgtatttaaaagttaaatacaactgatatGTACTTTAAAATGTACTCGTAAAGTAAGACATGCATTCTAcatgaaaagttaaaaaatgtACGACACTTGATTATAAAAAGTAGTGACATTCTGTATGCATAGCTACCAGCttctaatatgtttgattttatttcatgtttaaaatgtaaatttgagtTTATTTAATTCAGCGATTCATTTGCGTCccactagagcagtgatttccaacctttgtggagccaaggcacatattttacaattgaaaaatctcacagcacaccaacaaacaaaaatgtcccatatattaattactgtatgtacttcctgccatctaatagaagacaatttcttcgttctgtctgtcactatgcctcactggcataaatagatgaacaatgataccttatttcttgtaaataaatatttttttgcacaattaagtaacattttataatttcccacggcacacctgaaacgCGCTCAggacacactaatgtgccacggcacactggttgggcaTCACTGCATTAGAGACAGCCTGCATACTGCTAATGGTGCTCGTACCCCACTTTGTGAATCACTGGCCTAATTAGTTCTCGTGCTTTTTTTGAATGCTATTCTGTGTACACACTTTGGCAAAATGTGGTAAGTAGTTACATCTATTGTATTTTCCTCCACTTGATTATTTGTGTGCCCTTCTCAGAGCATAGTGAAAGACTTTGCTGCTCGCTGTGGTGAGATCCTGAAAGAAGCAATGAAATGGGCTCCTTCAGTCACAAAGTCCCACCTGCAGGTCCGTTGTTTGCTTTCATTACCGTAGGATAACATGAACTCAATtaaagatgttttaaaaaaaaaaaaaaaaaaatccagaatttGTTTCTCTCAAACTGGGGATACACTAATGTGTGTATTGTTCTCTCGTTAGGTTTTATCCACTTATCTCCTCTTTTTGTGTGTCGAGCAGGAGTACTTGAACAAGTATCAGAACTGGGTGTCGGGTCTGTACCACCACACCGGCCTGGCCATGGCCACAGAGAGCATCCTGCACTTTGCAGGCTACAACAGGCAGAGTACCACACTGGGCGTGAGTCTCAcatacacttacacacacacagtattacTGTATAATCACAACTGTATTGTGTTTTAACATTTAGATACACTGCACAATCGGTATTGCCACCGAccattttcaatactgcttACCCTCTTCAGGGCCACAGCGAAACTAGAGTTTAACGTAGCTGATtgaggtgaggggggggggtactACAACCTTAGACTGATCACCTCTCAATCACAGGATGgacacatagagacagacaactattcacacaAGCTTTCACACCTAATGTACAGATTACAGAGATTCTTTGCCAATAAATATGGCATCCAGGTAAAGTTAGCTGACAAACTACCCTTGTAGAAAATCCAGCAAACTACGATATTGAAGCAGTTATCCCAACTGAATGGCTTTTTAAACTTACAGCAAATGCGCTTTTTAGTTGCTTGCTCAGAACATTTGTGAGTTGCGCCAACACCTTGCTTGTTATTTGTGCATGTTGATGTTTCATACGGTTTACAGCATCTTACGTCGATGTAAGCTTTCTGAATGACTCTTAATAATATTGACACTATATCTCTATCACTCACATTCAAATTTTCACTGCATAccaacttttattttattattgctgtTTAAGTTTTGTTATAAAAGTTTTTGTTTACTTACACAAATTATTCTTTAttctattacatatatatatatatatatatatattgcagtgTATTAGTGTTTTATCGATTTTTGCATTACTGCGGTATTGTAATACAGTACCATCATAATGCTTAGCAATCGTGGCTTACTTTGTGATTCTACTTACTTACTAATGCATGTGGACACTAGCGTTGTGTGTCCATTTGTGGTGCATCCGATATACAGAATGTGTTCGTGGGCTTGCTTTCTGCTATTTGTGTCTttcatttgctttatttcttttatttgtctCTATCAAACCACCTGCCTGGTTGGTTGGCTACTTTACGGATTTTGCTGGTTACCTGGTTACTTGGCTGCAATGGAATGGTGGGTTGTTTGGATGGACGGTTGCCCATTTGGCTAACCGGTTATGCTGGTGCCCTCCTCTGCCCCGCACCATAGGCTGCGTTCCTTCAGGTTGGTTTGAACACTGATTACAGAGAGGCGGAGCTTGTCATATTTGTCGATTGCTGAGCCGCAAATGACATTGTTTTTGCCTCTCCAGACCACCCAGCTGACAGAAAGACCAGCATGTGTGAAGAGAGATTACTCCAACTTCATGGCGTCGCTCAACCTGCGCAACCGATACACTGGAgaggtatacagtacatattttgtTAAGATATCAAAAGCTTGCCGGGGCTTGGATTCACATGCCACAACATTGACATGTAAGGTGCAATGCAAGAGTTTTGAAATGGATTTTAAAGGcactgacactgtcagagagtaTTAAATTAatagtattttgttttattattgtggttgtagtcaGGGGCGTAGCTAGTCATTTGGGGCCCTAAGGCAAACCCAGTCTTGGGGCCCTCCACATCGACATGTAACTAAATGCATTTCCTCAACTACTGTACTTGAGTTCAGTTTTGAAAGTGGTGTTTATGTAATTTAGGCCACTTTGTTCTGCTTTTGACATCTGTTAAAATT contains:
- the serpind1 gene encoding heparin cofactor 2 is translated as MKVIWTIVSVACLVVSPALAAIKDLTSHFSQSNPDPRGFQAKGAGDMEDIPLDFHKENTITNDLVFDGFEDQDYIDFDKILSAGSDDYIEGDEIDEIATPAPDIDIFAEPSDPKIRRARLLRLFHGRSRLQRLNIANALFGFNLYRSLRNDVNQSDNILLAPAGISIAMGMMSLGGGPGTQDQIYKVLGFAEFVNASTHYDNSTVHKLFRKLTHRLFRRNYGYTLRSVNDVYVKKNVSVKDAFRAETKAYYFAEPQSVDFGDAAFLKKANRRILKLTKGLIKEPLKSVDPNMMLMLLNYLYFKGTWEQKFPKEMTHYRNFRATEKTNVRVPMMTNKGNYLAAADHELDCDILQLPYTGNISMLIALPRKITGMRTLEQEISPTVVNKWLKNMTNRTREVVLPRFKLEQNYDLIANLKEMGLTDLFHDGADFSGMTSDKVAMNWLKHQGTITVNEEGTEAAALTQVGFMPLSSQIRFVVDHPFLFLIYEHRTDCVVFMGRVVNPSQN